A DNA window from Xyrauchen texanus isolate HMW12.3.18 chromosome 6, RBS_HiC_50CHRs, whole genome shotgun sequence contains the following coding sequences:
- the LOC127645555 gene encoding prolyl 4-hydroxylase subunit alpha-1-like — protein sequence MGMKELLLFVVCFWNVCILGHEFFSSTDQIVQLVEKEKDLLEAFSLYIDAEEENLRTLKRVLLILQMVSVFDSGDPEKSVYDPVAAYKLLIRLRNEWRTILKYTQRGLYQEKFEELLELMFLQIPHKNDLDEAASGLITLQEIYKLYPHNITKGMSLSVDEAFHVGMVAYEEDKFQHAFLWFVYSLNKLSETEFTSVTMEELLRFLGSSAYHFGSLPVAIYFTQQLLNLDPTNEDARLELAFYRELRLKRTSNPDIFTLNQESSNSYEALCRGEVDERTSKKQRALSCRYSTGGGNPRLIYAPVKEEEVWAEPRIIRIHDVLSDKETEILKNISRSKLSRSQVGEGTDSKVRVSQSVGLMEEDPVVARVNQRISDITGLSFETAELLEVQNYGIGGRFGPHYDSSDDEDDEDERIATFLIYVSRLKYRGATVFPEIGVKVEPVKGSAVLWYNLLQNGSLDLKTLHAGCPVLMGNKWVATKWIHEFGQEFRRPCSLSEWE from the exons ATGGGTATGAAAGAACTTCTATTATTTGTGGTGTGCTTTTGGAACGTCTGTATTTTAGGGCATGAATTCTTCTCATCAACAG atcaaattgTACAGCTTGTGGAGAAGGAGAAGGACCTTCTGGAGGCCTTTAGTCTGTACATTGATGCTGAAGAAGAGAATTTAAGGACACTAAAAAG GGTTCTTCTGATTCTTCAGATGGTCTCTGTCTTTGATTCTGGAGACCCTGAGAAATCCGTGTATGACCCTGTGGCTGCTTACAAACTCCTTATAAGACTGAGAAATGAATGGAGGACTATTTTGAAATACACTCAAAGGGGCCTTTATCAGG aaaagtTTGAGGAACTTTTGGAATTAATGTTTCTACAAATCCCTCATAAGAACGATTTGGATGAAGCAGCTTCAGGGTTGATCACACTGCAAGAGATCTACAAACTCTACCCACACAACATCACAAAAG GAATGTCTTTAAGCGTGGATGAAGCTTTCCATGTGGGGATGGTCGCTTATGAGGAGGACAAATTCCAGCATGCATTTCTCTGGTTTGTGTACAGTCTGAACAAATTAAGTGAGACAGAATTCACATCTGTTACTATGGAAGAGTTACTACGTTTCCTTGGCTCTTCAGCCTATCATTTTGGCAGTCTACCTGTGGCAATCTACTTCACCCAGCAGCTTCTAAATCTGG ATCCAACTAATGAGGATGCCAGACTTGAGCTGGCCTTTTACAGAGAGCTTCGCCTCAAAAGAACTTCAAACCCTGATATATTCACACTGAACCAAGAGTCAAGTAACTCTTATGAGGCACTGTGCAGAGGAGAAGTTGATGAGAGG ACCTCCAAGAAGCAGCGGGCACTGTCCTGTAGGTACAGCACAGGTGGAGGGAACCCCAGGCTGATTTATGCTCCAGTGAAAGAGGAGGAGGTGTGGGCCGAGCCTCGAATCATCAGAATTCATGATGTATTatcagacaaagagacagagatCCTGAAGAACATCTCCAGATCTAAA CTTTCTAGGTCTCAAGTTGGAGAGGGCACAGATTCAAAAGTCCGGGTGTCTCAAag TGTTGGTTTAATGGAAGAAGACCCTGTGGTTGCTCGTGTAAATCAGAGGATTTCTGACATTACAGGACTCAGCTTCGAAACAGCCGAACTACTAGAG GTTCAGAATTATGGAATTGGGGGCAGATTTGGACCACATTATGACTCATCG gatgatgaagatgatgaggatGAAAGGATTGCCACATTCTTAATTTATGTAAGTCGACTCAAAT ATCGGGGTGCTACTGTGTTCCCTGAGATTGGAGTTAAAGTGGAGCCTGTAAAG GGTTCAGCTGTGCTTTGGTACAACCTCCTACAGAATGGCAGCCtggatttaaaaacactgcaTGCAGGATGCCCTGTCTTAATGGGCAATAAATGGG tggctaCCAAATGGATCCATGAGTTTGGACAAGAGTTCAGGAGACCCTGTTCTTTGTCAGAGTGGGAATAA